The following proteins are encoded in a genomic region of Arachis stenosperma cultivar V10309 chromosome 4, arast.V10309.gnm1.PFL2, whole genome shotgun sequence:
- the LOC130976247 gene encoding digalactosyldiacylglycerol synthase 2, chloroplastic gives MEKKQHIAIFTTASLPWLTGTAVNPLFRAAYFAKDGKRDVVLGIPWLSLKDQGLVYPNKITYASPSEQEQYIRKWLEERIDFVPKFNIEFYPAKFSRDKRSILPVGDISEIVPDEEADIAVLEEPEHLTWYHHGKRWKTKFRLVVGIIHTNYLEYVKREKNGTVQAFLLKYLNNWVVGIYCHKVIRLSGATQDYSDSVICNVHGVNPKFIAIGKKKREQQKNGEKAFTKGAYFIGKMIWSKGYKELLKLLRVHQKELAGLEVDLVGSGEDSGEVKKAAEKLELPVRVHPARDHADPEFHDYKLFINPSTTDVVCTTTAEALAMGKIVVCANHTSNDFFKQFPNCWTFNDGNEFVKLIHKALASEPAQLTDAHIHDLSWEAATERFLKTAEIDKPLERKLSRTTSNYMSATMSLQERMEDASAFVHHVASGNEISRRIFGAIPDTLEPDEVQRKELGITDTPKKTTPKKQDGATPDSLQPDEVLRKDLGTTNTPMKQAQPN, from the exons ATGGAAAAGAAACAGCATATTGCAATTTTCACCACTGCCAGCCTTccatggctaacaggaacagcTGTGAACCCTTTGTTTCGCGCTGCATATTTTGCCAAAGATGGGAAAAGAGATGTAGTTTTGGGGATCCCTTGGCTATCTTTGAAAGATCAAGGATTAGTATACCCCAACAAGATTACATATGCTTCACCCTCGGAGCAAGAGCAATATATCCGTAAATGGCTCGAAGAGAGAATCGATTTTGTGCCAAAGTTTAACATAGAGTTTTATCCAGCAAAG TTTTCAAGAGATAAAAGGAGCATTCTTCCTGTGGGAGATATTTCAGAAATTGTCCCAGATGAAGAGGCAGATATTGCTGTTCTTGAGGAGCCCGAGCACCTGACATGGTATCACCATGGGAAAAGATGGAAGACTAAATTCAGGCTAGTTGTGGGAATTATTCACACAAATTATCTGGAATATGTGAAGCGAGAGAAGAATGGAACTGTGCAAGCATTTCTACTGAAATATCTAAACAACTGGGTTGTTGGTATATACTGTCACAAG gtaattaGACTATCAGGTGCCACCCAGGATTACTCTGACTCCGTCATTTGTAATGTACATGGAGTTAATCCAAAATTCATTGCCATTGGCAAGAAAAAGAGggaacaacaaaagaatggagaGAAGGCCTTTACCAAAGGTGCATACTTTATTGGGAAGATGATATGGAGCAAAGGCTACAAGGAGCTGTTAAAACTTCTTCGTGTTCATCAAAAGGAATTAGCTGGGCTTGAGGTTGACTTGGTTGGCAGTGGAGAGGACTCAGGTGAAGTTAAAAAAGCTGCCGAAAAGTTGGAACTTCCAGTTAGAGTTCACCCGGCGCGTGATCACGCTGACCCTGAATTTCATGA TTACAAATTGTTCATAAATCCAAGCACAACAGATGTGGTTTGCACAACCACAGCTGAAGCTTTAGCAATGGGAAAAATCGTTGTGTGTGCCAACCACACCTCAAACGACTTTTTCAAGCAGTTTCCGAACTGTTGGACATTCAACGATGGCAATGAATTTGTTAAACTCATACATAAGGCACTGGCCTCCGAGCCTGCTCAACTCACTGACGCTCATATACATGACCTTTCTTGGGAGGCTGCCACCGAACGTTTTCTTAAGACTGCTGAAATTGACAAGCCCTTGGAGAGAAAACTGTCAAGAACTACTTCAAACTATATGTCTGCCACAATGAGTCTGCAGGAGAGGATGGAGGACGCATCGGCATTTGTTCATCATGTGGCTTCCGGGAATGAAATTTCGCGAAGGATATTCGGTGCCATTCCAGATACCTTGGAACCAGATGAAGTGCAGCGCAAGGAACTTGGGATAACTGATACTCCCAAGAAAACTACTCCCAAGAAACAAGACGGTGCAACTCCAGATAGCTTGCAACCAGATGAAGTGCTACGCAAGGACCTTGGAACGACTAATACTCCCATGAAACAAGCCCAGCCAAATTGA
- the LOC130975593 gene encoding uncharacterized protein LOC130975593, translated as MNRIISDNQSAFIKGRLISDNVLIAHEYMHFLKNKKFGDWDLALKLDMSKAYDKVEWCFLWKVMSQLGFCDQWIGWMKECVTTVSYSVTVDGQPKDDSIIFSKANSQACQNIMQVLNDYNSISGQEGWRLMTRPNSLVTKVFRSRYFRHSSFLKADIGYNPSWAWRSLLEGRKVLEKGIFWQIGRRSAVKIWEDCWVGRQGPLTLRQNQEPNPSLIWVSQLITEEGNWNEHLIANNFTSEITQEILQINIKEEDNLIWYREKGGSYSVRSGYEVCFNFFHPPLESLPPIFADKNLWNSIWDLDCPAKVKVFTWKALHNGFPVRHQLHARIQAVPAICPRCEMEDETLTHCLLNCIYSRQVWNHMGFLFNSPNRVDAEDSFVNWWREMQVKIKQESFNKKQRSLLAMVLWRIWISRNNWLFDGKRSEPAGIWEEAHNMNEEFHLKTSHC; from the exons ATGAATCGGATAATTAGTGATAACCAGAGTGCATTCATAAAGGGGCGGTTGATTAGTGACAATGTCCTAATAGCACATGAGTACATGCATTTTttgaagaataaaaaatttggtgaTTGGGATCTAGCTTTGAAACTCGACATGAGCAAAGCATATGACAAGGTGGAATGGTGCTTCCTATGGAAGGTTATGAGTCAATTGGGATTTTGTGATCAGTGGATAGGATGGATGAAGGAGTGTGtaactactgtttcttattctgTTACTGTGGATGGTCAACCTAAAG ATGACTCTATAATTTTCAGCAAAGCAAATTCTCAGGCATGCCAAAATATAATGCAGGTGTTGAATGACTACAATAGTATAAGTGGACAAGAG GGATGGAGATTGATGACCAGACCTAATTCCCTAGTGACTAAAGTATTCAGAAGCAGGTATTTTAGACATTCTTCATTTCTAAAAGCTGACATTGGATACAATCCGTCATGGGCTTGGAGGAGTCTATTAGAAGGGCGAAAGGTTCTGGAAAAGGGGATTTTCTGGCAGATTGGGAGGAGATCAGCAGTGAAGATTTGGGAAGATTGCTGGGTTGGAAGACAAGGACCATTGACACTGAGACAGAATCAGGAGCCTAATCCAAGCTTAATTTGGGTCTCTCAACTCATCACTGAGGAAGGTAATTGGAATGAGCATCTTATAGCCAACAACTTCACATCAGAAATTACACAGGAAATACTTCAAATAAAtattaaagaagaagataacTTGATTTGGTACAGAGAAAAAGGGGGTTCTTACTCTGTTAGGTCAGGATATGAGGTATGCTTCAATTTTTTTCACCCGCCACTCGAAAGTCTTCCACCAATTTTCGCAGACAAAAATCTATGGAATTCGATTTGGGATCTTGACTGTCCAGCCAAAGTTAAGGTCTTTACCTGGAAAGCTCTCCATAATGGTTTTCCGGTGAGGCACCAACTGCACGCCCGCATTCAAGCTGTCCCTGCGATATGCCCAAGATGCGAAATGGAGGACGAGACTTTGACCCACTGTTTGCTTAATTGCATTTACTCGCGACAAGTGTGGAATCACATGGGGTTCTTGTTCAACAGTCCAAATAGAGTGGATGCAGAGGATAGTTTTGTCAATTGGTGGAGGGAGATGCAGGTAAAGATAAAACAAGAGAGTTTTAATAAGAAGCAACGAAGTCTTCTTGCGATGGTGCTATGGAGGATTTGGATATCTAGAAACAATTGGCTTTTTGATGGCAAAAGGAGTGAACCGGCTGGTATTTGGGAAGAGGCACACAACATGAACGAAGAATTTCACCTTAAGACAAGTCATTGTtag
- the LOC130973174 gene encoding ATPase GET3A isoform X2, with amino-acid sequence MADQQNLPEGTVQNILEQETLKWVFVGGKGGVGKTTCSSILSILLATVRDSVLIISTDPAHNLSDAFQQRFTKTPTLVNGFTNLYAMEVDPTVEHEDVGTSEGMDGLVSELAGAIPGIDEAMSFAEMLKLVQTMDYSIIVFDTAPTGHTLRLLQFPSILEKGLGKMMSLKNKFGGLFNQMTRMFGMDDDFNEDAVLGKLEGMKDVIEQVNKQFKDPDMTTFVCVCIPEFLSLYETERLVQELTKFEIDSHNIVINQVIFEDEVVESKLLKARMKMQQKYIDQFYMLYDDFNITKLPLLPEELWDLYRLLGSKL; translated from the exons ATGGCAGATCAGCAGAATTTGCCAGAAGGAACGGTGCAGAACATTCTAGAACAAGAAACTCTCAAATGGGTCTTCGTTGGTGGCAAAGGTGGCGTTGGCAAAACCACATGCAGCTCAATACTCTCGATTCTTCTCGCCACTGTTCGCGACTCTGTTCTCATAATCTCCACCGACCCAGCTCACAATCTCAGCGATGCTTTTCAACAGCGATTCACAAAGACTCCAACTTTGGTCAATGGCTTCACCAATCTCTATGCTATG GAAGTGGATCCCACTGTTGAGCATGAGGATGTGGGCACTTCTGAAGGGATGGACGGTCTGGTCTCGGAGCTAGCAGGTGCAATACCTGGGATTGATGAGGCGATGAGCTTTGCTGAGATGCTGAA ATTGGTGCAGACAATGGATTATTCTATAATAGTTTTTGATACTGCTCCAACTGGCCATACACTCCGACTCTTGCAATTCCCATCAATTTTAGAGAAAGGTCTTGGAAAAATGATGTccttgaaaaataaatttggtgGTTTATTTAACCAG ATGACTCGCATGTTTGGAATGGATGATGATTTTAATGAAGATGCAGTTCTTGGGAAGCTTGAAGGAATGAAGGATGTGATCGAACAAGTTAATAAGCAATTCAAAGATCCG GACATGACAACTTTTGTCTGCGTTTGTATTCCGGAGTTCCTTTCATTATATGAAACAGAGAGATTGGTTCAGGAACTTACAAAGTTCGAGATTGACTCACACAACATCGTTATTAACCAAGTGATCTTTGAAGACGAAG TTGTTGAATCCAAGTTACTTAAAGCGAGAATGAAAATGCAACAAAAGTATATTGATCAATTTTACATGTTATATGACGACTTTAACATTACCAAGCTGCCATTGCTCCCAGAAGAG CTATGGGATCTTTATAGGTTACTGGGGTCGAAGCTCTAA
- the LOC130973174 gene encoding ATPase GET3A isoform X1, producing the protein MADQQNLPEGTVQNILEQETLKWVFVGGKGGVGKTTCSSILSILLATVRDSVLIISTDPAHNLSDAFQQRFTKTPTLVNGFTNLYAMEVDPTVEHEDVGTSEGMDGLVSELAGAIPGIDEAMSFAEMLKLVQTMDYSIIVFDTAPTGHTLRLLQFPSILEKGLGKMMSLKNKFGGLFNQMTRMFGMDDDFNEDAVLGKLEGMKDVIEQVNKQFKDPDMTTFVCVCIPEFLSLYETERLVQELTKFEIDSHNIVINQVIFEDEVVESKLLKARMKMQQKYIDQFYMLYDDFNITKLPLLPEEVTGVEALKGFSRHFLTPYQPLSNRDQVEWLERRVSELKDQLQEAEEELNTLKKGKQKV; encoded by the exons ATGGCAGATCAGCAGAATTTGCCAGAAGGAACGGTGCAGAACATTCTAGAACAAGAAACTCTCAAATGGGTCTTCGTTGGTGGCAAAGGTGGCGTTGGCAAAACCACATGCAGCTCAATACTCTCGATTCTTCTCGCCACTGTTCGCGACTCTGTTCTCATAATCTCCACCGACCCAGCTCACAATCTCAGCGATGCTTTTCAACAGCGATTCACAAAGACTCCAACTTTGGTCAATGGCTTCACCAATCTCTATGCTATG GAAGTGGATCCCACTGTTGAGCATGAGGATGTGGGCACTTCTGAAGGGATGGACGGTCTGGTCTCGGAGCTAGCAGGTGCAATACCTGGGATTGATGAGGCGATGAGCTTTGCTGAGATGCTGAA ATTGGTGCAGACAATGGATTATTCTATAATAGTTTTTGATACTGCTCCAACTGGCCATACACTCCGACTCTTGCAATTCCCATCAATTTTAGAGAAAGGTCTTGGAAAAATGATGTccttgaaaaataaatttggtgGTTTATTTAACCAG ATGACTCGCATGTTTGGAATGGATGATGATTTTAATGAAGATGCAGTTCTTGGGAAGCTTGAAGGAATGAAGGATGTGATCGAACAAGTTAATAAGCAATTCAAAGATCCG GACATGACAACTTTTGTCTGCGTTTGTATTCCGGAGTTCCTTTCATTATATGAAACAGAGAGATTGGTTCAGGAACTTACAAAGTTCGAGATTGACTCACACAACATCGTTATTAACCAAGTGATCTTTGAAGACGAAG TTGTTGAATCCAAGTTACTTAAAGCGAGAATGAAAATGCAACAAAAGTATATTGATCAATTTTACATGTTATATGACGACTTTAACATTACCAAGCTGCCATTGCTCCCAGAAGAG GTTACTGGGGTCGAAGCTCTAAAAGGATTTTCAAGACATTTTTTGACACCTTACCAACCATTATCTAATAGAGATCAAGTAGAATGGTTAGAGAGAAGAGTATCAGAATTGAAGGATCAGTTACAAGAGGCTGAGGAAGAATTGAATACACTCAAAAAGGGGAAGCAAAAGGTTTGA